The stretch of DNA AATAGCCAGCAGGGGACATTTTATGTCTCCGGAAAATGCAGGATGGCTGGTATCAAGATAGCCATAAACAGATGCCGCCCCTTTCAAATCTGCTCCGGTACGTGCCAGTTCCAATGCCGCGCCTCCACCGAATGAAAAGCCGAGGGTATAAATGCGGGATGGATCAATTTCAGATTGCGCACAAAGAATATCAAGACAAGCCTTTGCCCGCTCACGCATTAAAAGACGGTCATTGCGATAAATGCGGTGGGTGGTGCGCGCTTCATCTATAGTAAAAGGACGGTTGTGGACTCCATAAAAATCTGCGGCAAGCACTGCATAACCATTTTCCGCCAACCTGCGCGCATGGCTGAGAATAACCTCATTCAGCCCGGTATATTCATGAAATAGCAGAACAGCCGGAAAACGTCCCTCTCCCTTGGGAAACAGCAGAATACTTTCAAGCTCTATATTTAAATGAATATGACTGATGCTACGTTGCTCATGCATCGACAACTACTCCTTATCCCCGAGCTTTTCTCTAAGCCTGATCATGGAACCACATAAGCCGCCGGTCTCCTCACAATCGTAGGACGCAACATCTTCTTTCGGTTCTACATGAATGGTCACATGGCAATTTCTCAAATCAGATTTGATACATTCTTCGATCTCAGTACATAAATTATGAGAATCGGCAATGCTGGATTCTCCGGGCAACAACAGATGAAAATCAACAAACCGTTGCGATCCGGCCTTGCGGGTCCTCAATCCATGGTAAAGCACGTCCTCACCGCCGCAACTACGCACAGCGGCGTCAATTACCAGCAGTTCTTCATGAGGCAAGGCGTTGTCCATAAGACCGGAATACGACTTTTTGATCAGCGAAAATCCGGTAAAAACGATATTCCCGGCCATGATCATGGCGATAAGCGGATCAATGAATGCCCATGACGGAGGAGTAAAAAACATTGTGCCTAACCCGGCTACCAGCCCCACCGAAGTCCAGACATCGGTCAGAAGATGTTTTGCGTCCGCCTCAAGGATGATGGAATCGTGAACCTTGGCCCCTTTAAGCATAATCTTGGCTGTCACATAATTCACTACTGACGAGAGCAACGCGATACCCAGACCGATACCCAAATTCTGCGGAACTGATGGGCTCATGAACCTTTCTACTGAAGCATAGACGATGCCCACCGCAGCAATGAGGATAAGCATCCCTTCCGCACCACTGGAAAAGTATTCCGCCTTGCCGTGCCCGTAAGTGTGGTTATCGTCAGCAGGCTTGAGGGCCAAAGTCAGGACCGCCAGAGCAAAGAGCGCGGCAGAAAGGTTGACTAGGGTTTCCAAAGCATCGGAAAGCAAGCCCACTGAATCAGTAACGTACCAAGCCCATGTTTTAAGGAACATGGTAATAATTGAAGCCGCAATTGAGTAGTAAATATACTTCTGTGGAGACTCAGCCATGCTTTTATCCTGCTTTCAATTTAGATTTAAAAAAAAGTTACATAGTGGTTATCAGTACAACTATCAACTTCGTTTTTTGCGTTTTCGTTAATATTTAAACTTAATATTTTGTAAATAGGAATTATCAAACAAACATATAACGATATATTTCATATTAAAACAAATTATTGACTGAATATCCATTCAGCATTTTAATACAAATCAATCAATGTACAATAGTAACCTAATGTTGTGCAACTATCTATGCTTGTGTTTTGCTTATTGTTTTTTTGCTCAATACGAAAAAAAACATAGCTTAAATTAACTAATCGCCTATTTGGCACAAAAATGTTGACAAGAATCTCAACATCTACCTATGACCAAAACCGTCTAGCATAAATTTTTTTCAAAAACACGGGGGATAAAAATGACACAATCATCCAACATCTTTAAACGCATTGCATCCGGCAGTCTGGTAGTACAGATTCTGGTCGGTATTGCAGCAGGTATCGCTCTGGCAACCGCTGCTCCTGAAGCAGCAAAATCCGTAGGACTTCTGGG from Marinifilum sp. JC120 encodes:
- a CDS encoding cation transporter, which encodes MAESPQKYIYYSIAASIITMFLKTWAWYVTDSVGLLSDALETLVNLSAALFALAVLTLALKPADDNHTYGHGKAEYFSSGAEGMLILIAAVGIVYASVERFMSPSVPQNLGIGLGIALLSSVVNYVTAKIMLKGAKVHDSIILEADAKHLLTDVWTSVGLVAGLGTMFFTPPSWAFIDPLIAMIMAGNIVFTGFSLIKKSYSGLMDNALPHEELLVIDAAVRSCGGEDVLYHGLRTRKAGSQRFVDFHLLLPGESSIADSHNLCTEIEECIKSDLRNCHVTIHVEPKEDVASYDCEETGGLCGSMIRLREKLGDKE
- a CDS encoding dienelactone hydrolase family protein, translated to MHEQRSISHIHLNIELESILLFPKGEGRFPAVLLFHEYTGLNEVILSHARRLAENGYAVLAADFYGVHNRPFTIDEARTTHRIYRNDRLLMRERAKACLDILCAQSEIDPSRIYTLGFSFGGGAALELARTGADLKGAASVYGYLDTSHPAFSGDIKCPLLAIHVNNDPVVPAEHLRMFEEEMDCAKVDYDLTRLDTAQHGFANPDDDGFDARLAEEMWMQVLDWLDVKK